One Tachysurus vachellii isolate PV-2020 chromosome 8, HZAU_Pvac_v1, whole genome shotgun sequence genomic window carries:
- the znf804a gene encoding zinc finger protein 804A isoform X1 — protein MACYYIVISSTHLSNGHFRNIKGVFRGPLCRNGNLDYAEKEKSLAKALEDLKANFYCQLCDKQYYKHQEFDNHINSYDHAHKQRLKELKQREFARNVASKLRKDEQKQERALQRLHKLAEQRREVKCAPGSGPMFKSTTVAVESFNKSCFMDKEENQDIAEQETESQIPWPYRGKAKKQTLRRKIAFSLSFPKRASLKLESSAAVFSESIEEKKMIKYDTEMMTHQKSSTKSSLNDAMPASDLCAFLVYSENRSVSPISHFSAVPGSSNISLDSVESNITESKENSSQEESTISDRSQPTSCDINLFQRQEKDNVVLRRPSQPFLSVVARDSRTIFQWPSEMVYFTKTEPSISFSCNPLYFDFKCSGQYRKSPEVFYNKNGQELSFISEKSHKMSSSCEITTEDVTCRLEKNIRKCHLYSSDAQGKYKHLKNSAQGSKRAEEKLQGRDRRHYRSQHKKRHKRRSRWEAEDYSEPEQSASMKKWTKLHKREGFESQFRGCAAQQERPLEKSKQSAQNQAENNSIVSSAGGSVEAEKVLDISGGTVDVLALGQTTNTQNDSHKLSVIPSDHETTVSDHSSPTLPKKRQSESQSKEDNVWSDHTQCGVIEDLDRKEDVLWLNQRQKRQKLDQSPISENPLFVLNRSDGMVDMESTWNIISLKDPGTCAPEGDNAENKTSIDKNPISNSEIHSQSLPESNLQPKVINHLRTVQDGDSAKEQESENECMKCAITSQVKEKEKVSHDKSCQHTPPLPGFHILDEERHNCAIQSPFNPMLCFTSQLSGVEKHGLLSSHTHKQVLHKKVFSAKLRSTLPISSPILHPIHIPSAIPSGSVTIFHHHSTFIPNQPSLFTQIVPVTRLPLAPEITPFIPSSQVSLVAPPTIHTTAVTFHSLPRPQVFRPLLHPPSPFPPLLTPHTTVIPLQPLF, from the exons AGGCTGAAGGAGCTAAAACAGAGGGAATTTGCCCGCAACGTGGCCTCCAAATTAAGGAAGGATGAACAAAAGCAGGAACGAGCGCTTCAGCGGCTACACAAATTGGCTGAACAGAGGAGAGAGGTTAAATG TGCTCCAGGAAGTGGCCCGATGTTTAAATCCACCACCGTGGCAGTGGAAAGCTTCAATAAGTCTTGCTTCATGGATAAAGAGGAAAACCAAGACATTGCAGAACAGGAGACAGAATCTCAAATCCCATGGCCATATCGaggaaaagcaaagaaacaaactCTCCGACGCAAGATTGCCTTCTCCCTTTCCTTTCCAAAGAGAGCCTCACTGAAGCTAGAGTCTTCTGCTGCAGTCTTTTCTGAGAGTATAGAAGAGAAGAAGatgattaaatatgatacaGAGATGATGACACATCAAAAGAGTTCCACCAAAAGTTCCCTGAATGATGCAATGCCTGCCTCAGATCTGTGTGCTTTCCTCGTTTACTCAGAGAACAGATCAGTGTCTCCAATTAGCCACTTTTCAGCTGTTCCTGGAAGCTCAAATATTAGTCTGGACTCAGTGGAAAGCAATATTACTGAAAGTAAAGAAAACAGTAGTCAGGAAGAGAGCACCATAAGTGATAGGTCACAACCAACATCATGTGATATCAATTTATTTCAAAGGCAAGAAAAAGACAATGTTGTTCTCAGAAGACCAAGCCAAccctttctctctgttgtgGCTCGAGATAGTAGAACTATCTTCCAATGGCCTTCAGAAATGGTGTATTTCACAAAAACAGAGCCCTCCATCTCATTTAGCTGCAATCCTCTCTATTTTGACTTTAAATGTTCAGGACAGTACAGGAAGTCTCCTGAAGTCTTTTACAACAAAAATGGACAAGAACTGTCTTTCATTTCTGAAAAAAGCCACAAAATGTCCTCTTCCTGTGAGATCACCACAGAGGATGTTACATGTAGATTGGAAAAAAATATCCGAAAGTGCCATCTGTATTCCAGCGATGCCCAGGGCAAATACAAACATTTGAAAAATTCAGCTCAGGGCAGTAAAAGAGCAGAGGAAAAGTTGCAAGGCAGAGATCGACGCCATTACAGGAGTCAACACAAAAAGAGACACAAGAGAAGAAGTAGGTGGGAGGCGGAGGATTACAGTGAGCCAGAGCAGAGTGCAAGCATGAAAAAATGGACTAAACTCCACAAACGAGAAGGATTTGAAAGCCAATTTAGAGGCTGTGCTGCACAGCAAGAGCGGCCATTAGAGAAGTCAAAGCAATCAGCTCAGAATCAGGCAGAGAATAACAGCATTGTTTCCTCAGCAGGAGGCTCTGTTGAAGCTGAAAAGGTACTTGATATCAGTGGGGGCACAGTAGACGTTCTTGCATTAGGGCAGACAACGAACACACAAAATGACTCGCACAAGCTCAGTGTGATTCCTTCTGATCATGAAACAACAGTTTCAGATCACAGCAGCCCAACTTTACCAAAGAAACGACAAAGTGAGTCCCAGAGTAAAGAGGATAATGTTTGGTCAGATCATACACAGTGTGGTGTGATTGAGGATCTAGACAGAAAAGAAGATGTTTTGTGGCTAaatcaaagacaaaaaagacaaaaattggACCAAAGTCCAATATCTGAAAAtcctctttttgttttaaatagatCTGATGGAATGGTGGACATGGAATCAACATGGAACATTATCAGTTTAAAAGATCCAGGCACATGTGCTCCTGAAGGAGACaatgcagaaaataaaacatccatTGATAAAAACCCCATTTCCAACTCTGAGATACATTCTCAGTCTCTACCTGAGTCAAATCTACAGCCTAAAGTCATAAATCATCTTCGTACAGTCCAAGATGGTGACTCAGcaaaagaacaagaatctgaaaATGAGTGTATGAAGTGTGCCATCACATCCCAGgtcaaagaaaaagagaaagtcaGCCATGATAAATCCTGCCAGCACACTCCACCGTTGCCAGGCTTTCACATTCTGGATGAGGAAAGACACAACTGTGCAATCCAGAGTCCATTCAACCCAATGCTGTGCTTTACGTCTCAACTTAGTGGTGTGGAGAAGCATGGCCTTCTTTCcagccacacccacaaacagGTTCTGCATAAAAAGGTGTTTTCTGCTAAGCTAAGATCTACACTTCCCATCTCCTCTCCTATCCTTCACCCTATTCACATACCATCTGCCATTCCATCTGGTTCTGTCACTATCTTTCATCATCACTCCACATTCATACCCAATCAGCCTTCCCTCTTTACCCAGATAGTACCTGTTACCCGGCTTCCATTAGCCCCTGAAATCACACCCTTCATACCCTCATCTCAAGTTTCATTGGTGGCTCCACCCACTATCCATACAACAGCCGTCACATTCCATTCTTTACCCCGTCCCCAAGTTTTCCGCCCACTCCTGCACCCTCCTTCTCCTTTTCCACCTTTACTAACCCCTCACACTACTGTCATTCCCCTTCAGCCTCTCTTCTGA